The following coding sequences lie in one Benincasa hispida cultivar B227 chromosome 6, ASM972705v1, whole genome shotgun sequence genomic window:
- the LOC120079273 gene encoding uncharacterized mitochondrial protein AtMg00810-like: MAWFDRFTTFVKAQGYHQGHSNHTLFTKKSISGKIAVLIIYVDDIVLPVDNDDEIMRLKTKMVEEFEIKDLGKLRYFLRMEVVRSKEGILVSQRKYTLDLLRETGMTGCKSVDTPVEYNAKLSNIDNRVPINKERYQRLVGKLIYLSHTRLDISYTVSVVSQFMQAPYKEHMTVVERILRYLMETPGKGLMFRKSDKRCIETYTDSVWAGSVVDRKSTSMYCTFVWGNLVYLEKQKTGSCS; encoded by the coding sequence ATGGCTTGGTTTGACAGATTTACCACCTTTGTCAAGGCACAAGGGTATCATCAGGGACACTCAAATCACACACTATTTACAAAGAAGTCAATTTCAGGGAAGATTGCAGTTCTCATTatatatgtcgatgatattgTGCTACCTGTTGACAATGATGATGAAATTATGAGACTTAAAACAAAAATGGTCGAAGAGTTTGAAATCAAAGACCTTGGGAAGTTAAGATATTTTCTCAGGATGGAAGTGGTTCGATCTAAAGAAGGTATTTTAGTGTCTCAACGAAAGTACACCCTTGACTTACTCAGAGAGACAGGTATGACAGGGTGTAAATCCGTTGACACTCCGGTAGAGTACAATGCAAAGCTTAGTAATATAGATAACAGAGTTCCTATCAACAAGGAAAGATATCAGCGATTAGTTGGGAAGTTAATCTATCTATCTCACACGAGACTCGATATATCCTATACAGTGAGTGTtgtcagtcagtttatgcaagctCCCTATAAGGAACATATGACAGTTGTTGAGCGTATTTTACGATATTTGATGGAAACTCCTGGTAAGGGCTTAATGTTCAGAAAGTCCGATAAAAGGTGCATTGAAACTTACACCGATTCTGTCTGGGCAGGTTCTGTTGTTGATAGAAAGTCAACATCTATGTATTGCACTTTTGTCTGGGGAAATCTTGTTTACTTGGAGAAGCAAAAAACAGGGAGTTGTAGCTAG